In Motacilla alba alba isolate MOTALB_02 chromosome 17, Motacilla_alba_V1.0_pri, whole genome shotgun sequence, the DNA window TATCAAGGATCCTGTCATCTCATCCTGGCCCCTCTGCCTTGCCTATCTCATCCTGATTGGAATTTCCCTTCCTCAGCAAAGGGCAGACCTTGAATGCTGATTGTTTTGCTCTGCACTTCCTCAGGGAACTGAGCATGGGCTGCTGTGTCCAGGCAGGAGTTCACACATGAGTGCAAAACTCACCTAAACAAACTCTTCTCGTAGCAGCAAGAGTGACATAACTGTGACCTAAGTGTGACACTGCTCTTCACAGCCACAGGAGACAGGACAGCAGAGGACATCAAGAAACAGGACCTGGGATGTGTGGttccaaaacaagaaaaggacCCACCTGAACTGAAAGAAGAGAGTGTCCCTGTCCAGTACCTGAGCAGGATGCTGCCAGGCCCTTCACAAGGTTGGCTACCCAAAACCCCAATTGCAAAAGAGGTCAGGGCTGAGCTGGTTATGGAGCCCCTAAAACTGCGCCCAGATTTTCAGTGAATGAGAGCTCTTATTTTGACATCAGTGGTAAAACTtgccacaggcagagctgaTCAGGAGCATTCTGTATTTCCCTTTCTGGTCTATACCAGGAAGAGTGAAGGATTTTGCTGTCATTCCCAGTGAATGAACCTCCCCACAGTaatgcagctctgtgctgcgTGGGTCACGGCAGGTCCCACAGGATACGTGTTCAAACTCCTCATCAAGGAGGGCTAGCAGGGGGCTCAATATTCCCTTAGCCATAAAATTTCCATGGCATTCTTTGCCATAAAATCTCCTCAGATTGAAATCAAAGTCACGATGGGAATTTTACCTGGGGAATCAGGATTGAATCAAGGAGAATTTACCAACTGCAACTCTCGAGGTGAGGCAAGATGGGGAACTTTTTAACAGGTGCCCAACTTCAGGCAATGGTGTGACACTcgcctctccctctcctttgcAAACTCAGAGATGGccatgccagggctgcagatcAAGGACTGCACTAACACAGCGAGCCCCCCAACCTTCTACAAAGCTGGCTTTTCCTGGGATGCTTTCCACATGCCATACAGCTACCAGCAGATGTCTTCCAGCATGCAgtcagccctgctggagcaccCTGTGAGCCTGTATGGGAgccacctcctgcccagcaccGAGCCCCCCCTGGATTACAGCCTGCATTATTCCTCAGACATGGAGACCTTCCACTGCGTGAAGTGCAACAAGGTGTGTGCTGGATGAGAACCTCTGGGATGGGGAGGGCCTGGAGGGATTTTCATGGCACACGTGAAGCATGAAACCCATTCTTCACTCGGGCACACCGAAGtgtggctcagagcagggcctgCAGTCAGGAGAACAAGGCAGTGGGAATGCTGCAGTTCACATGAGCTCTCACAGAGGGGAGAATAGAATAAAGAGAAGGAATTGAAAACAGAGATGGAGGTGCAGCCCCCTCATGTCAGAAAATCAcagggattttgttttgcaggTGTTCTCCACTCCCCATGGGCTGGAGGTCCACGTCCGAAGGTCTCACAGCGGGACCCGTCCCTTTGCTTGTGAAGTGTGTGGCAAAACCTTTGGGCACGCTGTGAGTCTGGAGCAGCACACCAACATCCACTCCCAGGTGGGTG includes these proteins:
- the GFI1B gene encoding zinc finger protein Gfi-1b codes for the protein MPRSFLVKSKKAHTYHQHRCVEDDLPVLPWGPVPSAFTATGDRTAEDIKKQDLGCVVPKQEKDPPELKEESVPVQYLSRMLPGPSQEMAMPGLQIKDCTNTASPPTFYKAGFSWDAFHMPYSYQQMSSSMQSALLEHPVSLYGSHLLPSTEPPLDYSLHYSSDMETFHCVKCNKVFSTPHGLEVHVRRSHSGTRPFACEVCGKTFGHAVSLEQHTNIHSQERSFECKMCGKTFKRSSTLSTHLLIHSDTRPYPCQYCGKRFHQKSDMKKHTYIHTGEKPHKCQVCGKAFSQSSNLITHSRKHTGFKPFSCELCAKGFQRKVDLRRHRETQHSLK